The Proteus sp. ZN5 genome includes the window CCATATAAATCTGCTTTCCAGTCGCCTTTAACTGAGTTCCAACCACGAGGGTTTTTAAATTGGTTTTCATAAAGTGCTAAACCTGGGTTTTTAGCACGAGATTGACCATAGTCTAAACCAATAGAAAATTCACGGCCTGGGAAGAAGTATTCAGCACCAAAAGCTAAAATACTGTTTTCAGGTGTTTTGTCTTTATTTGGACCTGAATTGTTTGCTTCACCTTTAGCTGCAGAATAGCCTGCATCAAATTCTAAGCCGAAGGTTGATTTATAGAAACCAACTAATGAGTAAGCTCGTGTAATATCACCTGCAACACGACGGCCATCTTCACCTGTTTTACCAGTCACAGTGCCCGCTAATTTAAAGCCTTCATAACGGTTAGTTTCTAAGAAAATAGTTTGTGGTAAACGAGTCATAAAGTTGTTTTTACCAACACCATTCGTATTTACGTATTTACCATTAACGCTCGTTTCACCACCGGAATAACCTACTGAACGACCTAATACATCGCTAAAGTAGAATACACCAGTGTTACCATAGCCATAGCTTGATTTTTTCACCCAGTCGATCGGAATATAGGTACGACCAAATTGGATTTGACCATAATCACGGTGAGAGAAACCGACATAACCCACACGGTTGTACATTTCAAAGTTTGATTTAGGGTTGTCACTGTTTGTTTTTTGAGTGTCTGAACCCCACTCTAATTTACCAAAAACTTTGATATCGTTAGTCAGTTCGTGTGAACCGAAGAAACCGATACGGCTACCGTCATCATTCATTTTCATTTCATGATTTTGGCTAGTCACTTGTGTTTTTAAACGGAACTGACCGTTTACATCAAAACGTGTACCTTTATCGTTATACACGTTTACTGCGTTTGCAGATCCAGAAAGAACCAACAAACCAACCAGTGCTGCTAGAGGCTTCAAGCTTTTCATGATTAAAATACCCATCTATTTTCTATAGTTTTATGATTTTCTTTAAGGTCAAAAATAATACCGCCGTATATAGTTGACCTGAGATTCAGACAAAAGATCTCTGCCACGAATTTCGAAAAAGAAAATCGCTCTCACAATTGATAATTTTTATAGCTACTAATTATGACTCTACAAAATTTTCTTAAAGGTTTTAATTTCCTTGACACAGACGTAATCACCAATAAGACACAAAAATAATATCCTCATTATATTTAAATAAGGGCATTGCTTTTATTTCTGTCAGGAAAAGAAATAGGTCGTTGAGTTTTCGATGGCATATTACTCAAAAAAAAGCCCTGCTTTCGTGATGCAGCCCACAATTACACCAATGTGCATTTTCATGGTTACATACCTAAGTGATAGGTATCACAATTAAAGGTAAAGATACGTGTTTTTTGAACTTAATCAACTTTTTAAAAATAGCACTTTTGAATTTTTCTTTTATATTTCATTTCGTTATAAGACTCTTTTTTTTGCTAATAAAAAATTTATCTCCTTATTTAATATATTTAAAAGGAAGTATTAATTTTAACCACTAAATAAATAACACTAAAGATTTAAATATTGTTATTCCTAATTAATAATTTTTATCTTTATATTT containing:
- a CDS encoding porin — translated: MKSLKPLAALVGLLVLSGSANAVNVYNDKGTRFDVNGQFRLKTQVTSQNHEMKMNDDGSRIGFFGSHELTNDIKVFGKLEWGSDTQKTNSDNPKSNFEMYNRVGYVGFSHRDYGQIQFGRTYIPIDWVKKSSYGYGNTGVFYFSDVLGRSVGYSGGETSVNGKYVNTNGVGKNNFMTRLPQTIFLETNRYEGFKLAGTVTGKTGEDGRRVAGDITRAYSLVGFYKSTFGLEFDAGYSAAKGEANNSGPNKDKTPENSILAFGAEYFFPGREFSIGLDYGQSRAKNPGLALYENQFKNPRGWNSVKGDWKADLYGVGVKWHWDRIESGMYAGYYLRDGDANTFNYKKETYTVGVDKRFAVSKYNNLRLFAEMAYDDARSDNVKYEDKKQYIFETGMRLYF